CATCTATGCACGCCATGACACTCTCCTCGTTGCGCTGGTCATCCCGTTTTGCGCGGGGCGATCGTGACGGAGGAGAGACTAAGGCAGGGTTAACGGGGTTAACCTTGATTTTAATGTACGGTTAAGAACCTAGGCCGGAGCGCCTGCGCGAGCCCCCGCCGGAAAAAGCTTGGCCGCGGCACCTGGTGATGCTTTCGCATCGGGTGGCCGCGGCCAGAATATGATCGTCGGTTGTCTGCCCGCCGCGTCAAGCGGCGGCAACCGCGAACAGCTTACTTCTTCTTCTTCGCCTTCTTGGCCTTCTTCTTCGCGACGGGGGCCTTCTTGGCTTTCTTCTTGGCTGGCATGAGAACAACTCCTCTAACGTTTCGTTCGGGTCGGATGATTCGAGATCACCCCCAAAACGTAAGCAATATGAGTGGGTTGCAATTTCAAATGCAATACGGGCGGGGTTTGCGCAAAATCGCGACTTCACGCAAAGTTCACAAAACCCTTGATTTCATTGCATTAGATTGATCACTCTGTATACGGATCAATCCTTGCGGATTTTGCGCCGCGAGAGTCGGATTTCGCGAAATTGTGCGAATCACCCCTCGTCGGGCAATCCGAGTCGCGTCTTGAGGAGCGCGTTGACGACGCCCGGATTCGCTTTTCCGCCCGTCTGCTTCATCACCTGACCGACGAACCACGCGGCGAGCTTCGGCTTCGCCTTCACCTCTTCGACCTTGTCGGGGTTCGCGGCGATCACGGCATCGATCGCGGCCTCGATCGCCGACGTGTCGGTGACCTGCTTGAGGCCGCGCGCCTCGACGATGCGTTCCGGATCGCCGCCTTCGCTCCACACGATGTCGAGAAGATCCTTCGCGATCTTTCCGGAGATCGTATTGGCCGCCACCATCTTCACGATGGCGGCGTTGGCCTGCGCGGAGACCGGACCGTCGGCGACGCCAAGGCCCGCCTTGTTGAGACGGCCGAAATATTCGTTGTTGAGCCAGTTGGCGGCGGCCTTGGGCTCGGCGCCGACCGCCGTCATCGCCTCGAAATAATCGGCACTCTCCTTTTCGGCGACCAGGACCGAGGCGTCATAGGCGGAAAGGCCCGCCTTTATCAGGCGCGCCTTCTTCTCATCGGGCAATTCGGGCAAGGATCCGGCGATCGCGTCGACCCAGGCCTGTTCGAGGACCAGCGGCAGCAGGTCGGGATCGGGAAAATAGCGGTAATCATGCGCTTCTTCCTTCGAGCGCATCGAGCGCGTCTCGTTGGCGCGCGAGTCGTAGAGCCGGGTCTCCTGGTCGATCCTGCCGCCGTCCTCGAGGATATCGACCTGACGGCGGGCCTCGTACTCCACGGCCAGCGCCACGAAGCGCATCGAGTTGACGTTCTTGATCTCGCAGCGCGTGCCCAGATGCTTGAAGTCGCCGGTGGCGCGGAACTTCTCATAGCCGCCGATGCGGCAGACGGAGACGTTGACGTCGGCGCGCATGGAACCTTCGTCCATATTGCCGTCGCAGGTGCCCAGGTAGCGCACGATGGCGCGCAGCTTGCGCAGGAAGGCGGCGGCCTCCTCCGCCGAGCGCATATGCGGCTTGGTCACGATCTCCATCAGCGCCACGCCGGAGCGGTTGAGGTCGACATAGGAATGGTCGGGATGCTGGTCGTGCAGGCTCTTGCCGGCATCCTGCTCCATGTGCAGGCGCTCGATGCCGACGGGGATGCTCTCGCCGTCCTTGAGATCGATGGTGACCTCGCCCTCGCCGACGATGGGGCTCTTGTACTGCGAGATCTGATAGCCCTGCGGCAGGTCGGGATAGAAATAGTTCTTCCGGTCGAACACCGAGGTCAGGTTGATCTGCGCCTTGAGGCCGAGGCCGGTGCGCACCGCCTGCTCGACGCATTTGCGGTTGATGACGGGCAGCATGCCGGGCATGCCGGCGTCGACGAAGCTGACCTGGCTGTTGGGCGCCGCCCCGAACGCGGTCGCGGCGCCGGAGAACAGCTTGGATTCGGAGAGGATCTGGGCATGGACCTCCATGCCGATCACGATCTCCCAATCGCCGGTCGTGCCCTTGATCGTCTTCGCCGAACGCGTCGCCGGTGCGCTCATGCCGCGCTCCACCACTTTGCAGGTTTGGCGTCGAAGCCCGACGCGATCTCGATGGCGCGCGCGGCGCGCAGGATGGTCGCCTCGTCGAACGCCTTGCCGATGAGCTGCAGCCCGAGCGGCAGGCCGCCGGCGGTGAGGCCGGCCGGGACGGCGATGCCGGGCAGCCCGGCGAGGTTCACGGTGACGGTGAAGACGTCGTTGAGATACATCGACACCGGATCGGCGGTCTTCTCGCCCACCCCGAAGGCCGGGCCCGGGGTCGCGGGCGTCAGCAGCACGTCGCATTTCTCATAGGCCTGCGTGAAGTCGCGCAGGATCAGGGTGCGCAGCTTCTGGGCCCTTGCATAGTAGGCGTCGTAATAGCCGCTCGACAGCACATAGGTGCCGATCAGGATGCGGCGCTGGACTTCCTTGCCGAAACCCTCGGCCCGGCTCTTCTCATAGAGGTCGGTGATGTCGCGGGCACCCTTGGCGCGGTGGCCGAAGCGGACCCCGTCATAGCGGGCGAGGTTCGAGGAGGCTTCCGCCGGCGCCACTATATAATAAGTGGGGAGCGCGTATCTGGTGTGGGGCAGCGAGACCTCGACGATCTCGGCGCCCTGGGCCTTCAGCCATTCGGCGCCCTTCTGCCACAGCGCCTCGATCTCCGGCGGCGCGCCGTCGATCCGGTATTCCTTGGGAATGCCGACGCGCAGGCCCTTCACCCCGGATTCGAGGCCGGCCTCGTAGTCGGGAACCGGAATGTCCACCGAGGTCGAATCGCGCGGATCGACGCTGGCCATGTGCTTCAGCAGGATCGCGGCGTCGCGGACGGTGCGGGTCATCGGGCCGGCCTGGTCGAGCGAGGAGGCGAAGGCGACGATGCCGTAGCGCGAGCAGCGGCCATAGGTCGGCTTCAGGCCGACCGTTCCGGTGACGGCGGCGGGCTGGCGGATCGAGCCGCCGGTGTCGGTGCCGGTCGCGGCGAGACACAGATTGCCGGAGACCGCCGCGGCCGAGCCGCCCGACGAGCCGCCGGGCACGAGGTTGGCGTTCGAGTTGCGGGCGCGCCAGGGGTTGAACACCGGACCGAAGGCCGAGGTCTCGTTCGACGAGCCCATCGCGAACTCGTCCATGTTGGTCTTGCCGAGCATCACCGCGCCGGCGTCCCAGAGATTCTGCGAGACCGTGGATTCATAGGGCGGGATGAAATTGCCCAGGATGTTGCTGCCCGCGGTGGTGCGCACGCCCTTGGTGCAGAAGAGGTCCTTGATCGCGAGCGGCAGGCCTTCGAGCGCACGCGCCGTGCCGGCGGCGATGCGCGCATCGGAGGCCTGCGCCATCGCAAGCGCCTTCTCCGGCGTCTCGGTCACGAAGGCATTCAGCGGCTTGGCGTCGGCGACGGCCTTCACGAAGGCGGCCGTCAGCTCCTTGGATGAGACCGTCTTCGCCTGGACGGTGTCGCGCGCCTGGGCGAGAGAGAAATCGGTGAGGCTGGACGGCAGGGACATCACTCGACCACCTTCGGAACCACGAAGAAGCCGTCTTCGCCATCCGGCGCGTTGGCCATCAGCGCGGCAGCCGCGCCGCCTTCGGTCACCACGTCGTCGCGCATCTTCAGGCGCTGCGCGACCACGCTGGTCAGCGGCGCGATGCCGTCGACATCCACTTCATTGAGCTGCTCGACCCATTTGAAGATGCCGTCGAGCTCGGCGGCCATGGGTTCGCAGCGCTCTTCGGGCAGCGCGAGGCGGCTCAGCTTGGCAATGCGTCGAACGGTGTCCTTGTCCACGGACATGGGGCGGCCTAAATCTGGGAAATCAGCCTGTTTGCTAGCAACCGGGGGGCAGGCTGGCAAGCGAGACAAGGCCGCAACCAGCGAGGTCCTGCCATGCCGCTCGGTATCATCGGGATCGACCACGTCCAGATCGCGGTGCCGCGTGCCCTGGAAACCGTCTGCCTGGCATTCTATCGCGAGGTGTTCGGCTTCCCCGAATTGGAGAAGCCGGCGGAGCTGAAAGCGCGCGGCGGCGCGTGGTTCCAGGTCGGCGCGCTGCAGATGCATGTCGGGGTGGACCCCGAGGCGAGTCCGCGGAGCAAGCGCCATATTTGCTTCCTGACCGCCGACCTCGCCGCGGCGAAGGCAGCAGTGCTGGCGCAAGGCGTGACGATCGAAGAAGAGAGCGTCGCCGAGGGGCTGGCGCGCGTCTTCGTGCGCGATCCGGCGGGCAACCGGATCGAGATCGGGCAGCGTGTTTAGGATGAACACTATTTCTTCACCTCCCCCTTGCGGGAAGGTCGGAGCGCGTCAGCGCTCCGGGTGGGGGGGCGGCCCCTCCATTTGTGCGCGTTCTGCGCGATCCCCCACCCGAAAAATCGCTCCGCGATTTTTCGACCTCCCCGCAAGGGGGAGGTGAAACGATGGCGGTTGTCTCGATCGAAGAATTGAAGACCGCCCTTCCCACGGGCCTGCGCCTGCTGGGGCTCGACCTCGGCGAGAAGACGATCGGCATTGCGCTGTCCGACACGCGACTCACCGTGGCGACGCCGATGGAGACGCTCAAGCGCGGGAAGTTCTCCGCCGATGCGCCGAAGCTCGAGGCGATCCTCGCGGCGCAGGGCGCCGGCGGGCTTGTCGTCGGGCTGCCGCTCAACATGGACGGCAGCGACGGGCCGTCGGCGCAATCGGCGCGGGCCTTCGCGCGCAATTTCGCGGCACGCTCGCCGCTGCCGGTCCTTCTGTGGGACGAGCGGCTGTCGACCGCGGCGGTGACGCGGACGCTGCTCGATGCCGACGCCTCGCGCAAACGGCGCGGCGAAGTCGTGGACAAGATGGCGGCGGCCTACATCCTCCAGGGGGCGCTGGAGCGGTTGCGGCGGATGTGATCCACCTCCCTCCGGGGAGGTGAAATTGTGTCGGGTGCCTTGCCCCTTCCCTCCGCCTTGCCTATACCCACGCTTTGATGACCAGCCCGGCCGCCGCCGACCCTCTCCTCAAATCCAGCCATCTGCTTGGCATCGAAACGCTATCGGTGGACGAGATCACCGCGCTGCTCGACCTGGCCGAGCGCTATGTCCTGCTCAGCCGCAGTGCCAGCAAGAAGACGGACCTGCTCAAGGGCCGCACCCTCATCAACCTGTTCTTCGAAGCCTCGACCCGCACCCAGAGCTCGTTCGAGCTCGCCGGCAAGCGGCTGGGCGCCGACGTCATGAACATGAGCGTCAAGACCTCGTCGGTGTCGAAGGGCGAGACCCTGATCGACACCGCGACGACGCTGAACGCGATGCGGCCCGACATGCTGGTGGTGCGGCACCAAGATTCCGGCGCGGCGGAGCTGCTGGCGCGCAAGCTCGATTGCTGCGTGGTCAATGCGGGCGACGGCAGCCATGAGCATCCGACCCAGGCGCTGCTCGACGCGCTGACGATACGGCGGCGGCGCGGCACCTTCGAAGGGCTGATCGTGGCGATCTGCGGCGACGTCCTGCATTCGCGGGTGGCGCGCTCGAACATCCACCTGCTGCTCAAGATGGGCGCCCGGGTCCGGCTGGTCGCGCCGCGCACCCTGCTGCCCGGCGATGCCGACCGCTTCGGCGTCGAGATCTTCCACGACATGGCGCAGGGCCTGAAGGGCGCGGACATCGTGATGATGCTGCGGCTGCAGCTCGAGCGGATGTCGGGCGCCTTCGTGCCCTCGACGCGGGAATATTTCCGCTTCTACGGGCTGGACCATGAGAAGCTGAAGGCGGCCAAGCCCGGCGCGCTGGTGATGCATCCGGGGCCGATGAACCGCGGCGTCGAGATCGACTCGGCCGTCGCCGACGACATCGAGATCAGCCTGATCCAGGAACAGGTCGAGATGGGCGTCGCGATCCGCATGGCGGTGCTGGACGCGCTCTCCCGCGGACTGCCGCGCGAAGGACGCAACGCGCCATGACCCGCAGGACCGCCTTCCGCAACGCGCGGCTGATCGATCCGGCGAGCGGTCTCGACGTCAAGGGCGGGCTGCTGGTCGAGAACGGCCGCATCGCCGATATCGGGCCGCGCCTGTTCAACGACGCCGAGCCCAACGACCCCGAAGTGATCGATTGCAAGGGCCTGGTGCTGGCGCCGGGCCTGATCGACGCGCGGGTGTTCACCGGCGAGCCGGGGACCGAGTATCGCGAGACACTGGAATCGGCGAGCCATGCGGCGCTGGCGGGCGGGATCACGACCATCGTGGTGATGCCCAACACCGATCCGGTGATCGACGAGCCTTCGCTGGTCGACTTCATCCTGCGCCGCGCCGCAGGCACCGCGAAGGTCCGCGTCGCGCCGATGGCGGCGCTGACCAAGGGCCTGCACGGCCAGGTTATGACCGAGATCGGCCTGCTGCAGGAAGCGGGCGCGGTGGCCTTCACCGACGGCGACCGCACCATCGCGAATACCCGCGTGCTGCGCCGGGCGCTCGCCTATGCCTCGACCTTCGGCGCGCTGATCGTGGGCCATGCGGAGGATCCCGACCTCACAGAGGGCGCCGCCGCGACCGAGGGCGAGTTCGCCATGCGGCTGGGCCTGCCCGCGGCGCCCGCCGCGGCCGAGGCGATCATCGTCGAGCGCGACATCAGGCTCGTCGAGATGACGGGGGCGCGCTACCACTTCGGCCAGATCTCGACCCTCGCCGCGCTGGACATCATCGCCGCGGCCAAGGGGCGCGGCGTGGCCGTGACCTGCGGGGTCGCGGCGCATCATCTGGCGCTCAACGAGCTCGACATCGGTTCCTACCGCACCTTCGTGAAGGTCAAGCCGCCGCTGCGCTCGGAGGCCGACCGGGCCGCGATGGTCGAAGGCGTGGCGTCGGGGCTGATCGACGTGATCGTCTCGAGCCACGATCCGCAGGCCGCCGACACCAAGCGGCAGACCTTCGCGCAGGCCGCGTTCGGGGCCGTGGGGCTGGAGACGCTGCTGCCGGTGGCGCTGGGGCTGCACCACGACGGACGGGCGCATCTGAGTCATCTGCTCAAAGCGTTGACGGCGACGCCGGCGAAGCTGCTGGGGTTGAACGCCGGGACCCTGGCCAAGGGTGCGCCGGCGGACCTGGTGCTGATCGATCCGGACGAGCCCTTCACGCTGCGGCATGGCGATCTGCGCTCGCGGGCGCAGAACACGCCGTTCGAGGGGCGGCGATTCCACGGGCGGGCGGTGAAGACGTTCGTGGGCGGGGTTTGCGTGTTCAATCGGCGGGCGCAGTAGCAAGCGGCTCTCCCTTTATCCTCCCTCGTGGTTACGGGGGAGGTGGCGCGCCGCGCAGCGGCGCGACGGAAGGGGCCGCGCGGAAATATCACCAGCCGCGCTGGTGAACGTTCGGCGCGGCCCCCTCCGCCTCGCTTCGCCCGGCATCTCCGTCGTAACCTCGAGGGAGGAAAAGGGAAATCGTCGCGCATTCCCGAAGCCGCCGGAGTGACGTAATGTGCGCTATGTCCTCGCAGGCAGGAAACCGATGCCCGAATTGACCTTGTCCTCCATGCTGCCCGCGGCCGCCATCGGATACCTGTTCGGCTCGGTGCCGTTCGGGCTGATCTTCGCGCAGCTCCTCGGTGCCGGCGACGTGCGCAAGATCGGCTCCGGCAGCATCGGGGCGACCAATGTGCTGCGCACCGGCAATTATGCGGCGGCGGCGCTGACGTTGCTGTTCGACGCGCTGAAGGGCGCGGCGCCGGTGCTGATCGCGCAGCACTACTGGGGCTTGGATGCAGCGCTGTTGGCAGCGCTGGGCGCATTCCTCGGCCATCTCTTTCCGGTCTGGCTGGGCTTCAAGGGCGGCAAGGGCGTGGCGGTGTCGCTCGGCATCCTGCTGGCGATCTACTGGCCGATCGCCTTGCTGGGCTTTGCGAGCTGGGGCGCGGTGCTGGCGCTGTCCCGCATCTCCTCGCTGTCGGCGCTGGTCGCGGCCGTCGTCACGCCGATCTACATGTTCCTGTTCCACCGCCTGCATGAAACGGTGCTGACCGTGGCGCTCGCGGTGCTCGTCATCGTCATACATCACGAAAACATCCGCCGCCTGTTGCGCGGCGAGGAGCCGCGTATCGGTGGCAGAAAGAGCCCCGCGACCTCGTGACGGCCCTTTCCGACTCCGAACGCCGCGCCTGGCTGCGCCTGGCGCGCACCCAGAATGTGGGGCCGGTCACATTCGCGCAGCTTGTCGCGCGCTTCGGAAGCGCGAGCGCGGCGCTGAAGGAGGTGCCGCGCCTGGTCAAGCGCGGCGGCGGCGATACGCTGCGTATTCCCGGCGACGACGAGGCCGCGCGCGAGATCGCGGCGCTGGCGAAGCTGGGCGGACGGATGATCGCGAGTTGCGAAGCGGCGTTCCCCCGCGGGCTGCGCGCCGCCGAGCCGGTGCCGCCGCTGCTGTCCGTGCTGGGACATGCGACACTGCTGGAGCGCGAGATGATCGCGGTGGTGGGCGCGCGCAACGCTTCGGCGCTGGGACGCAAACTCGCGAACACGCTGGCGCACGATCTCGCCGAAGGCGGGCTGGTCGTCGTGTCCGGTCTGGCGCGCGGGATCGACGCGGCAGCGCATGAGGGCGCGCTGAACCGCGGCACCTGTGCCGTCGTGGCGGGCGGCGTCGACAATATCTATCCGCCGGAAAACGCCGCGCTCTACGAGCGCATCCGCACCCAAGGCTGCATCGTGTCGGAGATGCCGCTCGGCCAGGCGCCGCAGGCACGGCACTTCCCGCGGCGCAACCGCATAATCTCCGGCCTGTCGCGCGGCGTCGTGGTGGTCGAGGCGGCAGAAGGATCCGGCTCGCTGATCACGGCGAATTATGCGCTGGAGCAGAACCGCGAGATCTTCGCGGTGCCGGGCTCGCCGCTCGATCCGCGGGCGCGCGGCACCAACCGGCTGATCCGCGAGGGCGCGACGCTGACCGAGAGCGCCGACGACGTGCTGGCGGCGCTGCGGCCGATGCTGGGAC
The nucleotide sequence above comes from Rhizomicrobium sp.. Encoded proteins:
- the gatB gene encoding Asp-tRNA(Asn)/Glu-tRNA(Gln) amidotransferase subunit GatB codes for the protein MSAPATRSAKTIKGTTGDWEIVIGMEVHAQILSESKLFSGAATAFGAAPNSQVSFVDAGMPGMLPVINRKCVEQAVRTGLGLKAQINLTSVFDRKNYFYPDLPQGYQISQYKSPIVGEGEVTIDLKDGESIPVGIERLHMEQDAGKSLHDQHPDHSYVDLNRSGVALMEIVTKPHMRSAEEAAAFLRKLRAIVRYLGTCDGNMDEGSMRADVNVSVCRIGGYEKFRATGDFKHLGTRCEIKNVNSMRFVALAVEYEARRQVDILEDGGRIDQETRLYDSRANETRSMRSKEEAHDYRYFPDPDLLPLVLEQAWVDAIAGSLPELPDEKKARLIKAGLSAYDASVLVAEKESADYFEAMTAVGAEPKAAANWLNNEYFGRLNKAGLGVADGPVSAQANAAIVKMVAANTISGKIAKDLLDIVWSEGGDPERIVEARGLKQVTDTSAIEAAIDAVIAANPDKVEEVKAKPKLAAWFVGQVMKQTGGKANPGVVNALLKTRLGLPDEG
- the gatA gene encoding Asp-tRNA(Asn)/Glu-tRNA(Gln) amidotransferase subunit GatA, with translation MSLPSSLTDFSLAQARDTVQAKTVSSKELTAAFVKAVADAKPLNAFVTETPEKALAMAQASDARIAAGTARALEGLPLAIKDLFCTKGVRTTAGSNILGNFIPPYESTVSQNLWDAGAVMLGKTNMDEFAMGSSNETSAFGPVFNPWRARNSNANLVPGGSSGGSAAAVSGNLCLAATGTDTGGSIRQPAAVTGTVGLKPTYGRCSRYGIVAFASSLDQAGPMTRTVRDAAILLKHMASVDPRDSTSVDIPVPDYEAGLESGVKGLRVGIPKEYRIDGAPPEIEALWQKGAEWLKAQGAEIVEVSLPHTRYALPTYYIVAPAEASSNLARYDGVRFGHRAKGARDITDLYEKSRAEGFGKEVQRRILIGTYVLSSGYYDAYYARAQKLRTLILRDFTQAYEKCDVLLTPATPGPAFGVGEKTADPVSMYLNDVFTVTVNLAGLPGIAVPAGLTAGGLPLGLQLIGKAFDEATILRAARAIEIASGFDAKPAKWWSAA
- the gatC gene encoding Asp-tRNA(Asn)/Glu-tRNA(Gln) amidotransferase subunit GatC yields the protein MSVDKDTVRRIAKLSRLALPEERCEPMAAELDGIFKWVEQLNEVDVDGIAPLTSVVAQRLKMRDDVVTEGGAAAALMANAPDGEDGFFVVPKVVE
- a CDS encoding VOC family protein, with amino-acid sequence MPLGIIGIDHVQIAVPRALETVCLAFYREVFGFPELEKPAELKARGGAWFQVGALQMHVGVDPEASPRSKRHICFLTADLAAAKAAVLAQGVTIEEESVAEGLARVFVRDPAGNRIEIGQRV
- the ruvX gene encoding Holliday junction resolvase RuvX, with translation MAVVSIEELKTALPTGLRLLGLDLGEKTIGIALSDTRLTVATPMETLKRGKFSADAPKLEAILAAQGAGGLVVGLPLNMDGSDGPSAQSARAFARNFAARSPLPVLLWDERLSTAAVTRTLLDADASRKRRGEVVDKMAAAYILQGALERLRRM
- a CDS encoding aspartate carbamoyltransferase catalytic subunit, with amino-acid sequence MTSPAAADPLLKSSHLLGIETLSVDEITALLDLAERYVLLSRSASKKTDLLKGRTLINLFFEASTRTQSSFELAGKRLGADVMNMSVKTSSVSKGETLIDTATTLNAMRPDMLVVRHQDSGAAELLARKLDCCVVNAGDGSHEHPTQALLDALTIRRRRGTFEGLIVAICGDVLHSRVARSNIHLLLKMGARVRLVAPRTLLPGDADRFGVEIFHDMAQGLKGADIVMMLRLQLERMSGAFVPSTREYFRFYGLDHEKLKAAKPGALVMHPGPMNRGVEIDSAVADDIEISLIQEQVEMGVAIRMAVLDALSRGLPREGRNAP
- the pyrC gene encoding dihydroorotase, encoding MTRRTAFRNARLIDPASGLDVKGGLLVENGRIADIGPRLFNDAEPNDPEVIDCKGLVLAPGLIDARVFTGEPGTEYRETLESASHAALAGGITTIVVMPNTDPVIDEPSLVDFILRRAAGTAKVRVAPMAALTKGLHGQVMTEIGLLQEAGAVAFTDGDRTIANTRVLRRALAYASTFGALIVGHAEDPDLTEGAAATEGEFAMRLGLPAAPAAAEAIIVERDIRLVEMTGARYHFGQISTLAALDIIAAAKGRGVAVTCGVAAHHLALNELDIGSYRTFVKVKPPLRSEADRAAMVEGVASGLIDVIVSSHDPQAADTKRQTFAQAAFGAVGLETLLPVALGLHHDGRAHLSHLLKALTATPAKLLGLNAGTLAKGAPADLVLIDPDEPFTLRHGDLRSRAQNTPFEGRRFHGRAVKTFVGGVCVFNRRAQ
- the plsY gene encoding glycerol-3-phosphate 1-O-acyltransferase PlsY codes for the protein MPELTLSSMLPAAAIGYLFGSVPFGLIFAQLLGAGDVRKIGSGSIGATNVLRTGNYAAAALTLLFDALKGAAPVLIAQHYWGLDAALLAALGAFLGHLFPVWLGFKGGKGVAVSLGILLAIYWPIALLGFASWGAVLALSRISSLSALVAAVVTPIYMFLFHRLHETVLTVALAVLVIVIHHENIRRLLRGEEPRIGGRKSPATS
- the dprA gene encoding DNA-processing protein DprA, which translates into the protein MTALSDSERRAWLRLARTQNVGPVTFAQLVARFGSASAALKEVPRLVKRGGGDTLRIPGDDEAAREIAALAKLGGRMIASCEAAFPRGLRAAEPVPPLLSVLGHATLLEREMIAVVGARNASALGRKLANTLAHDLAEGGLVVVSGLARGIDAAAHEGALNRGTCAVVAGGVDNIYPPENAALYERIRTQGCIVSEMPLGQAPQARHFPRRNRIISGLSRGVVVVEAAEGSGSLITANYALEQNREIFAVPGSPLDPRARGTNRLIREGATLTESADDVLAALRPMLGHDFREPGRDGPVPPVLSDDAEADRLRGQVEEALGPAPVPVDEIVRLCAAPPGAVQIILLELELAGRIARHPGNQVSWA